From the genome of Streptomyces sp. NBC_01317, one region includes:
- a CDS encoding cytochrome P450 has protein sequence MSTPPAAVPASSSAPAPVPYPFNDGGGLGLDDAYTAAQDAEGMIRVQLAYGEPAWLATRYADARFVLGDLRFSRAMSLEKDEPRFTPAVIEENILSMDPPHHTRLRTLVSRAFTKHQVEGLRPWVRQLTGELLDGLLARGGTADLVEEFALPLPVAVICELLGVPAGDRPKFRAWSDAALSTSILDAEEQHANQVALRAYMAEHVAARRADPRDDLMSALIEAKDVKDRLTEIELVDMCIAILIAGHETTASQIPNFVHVLLEHPEEWARLVIEPELIPTAVEELMRFIPLGVAGGFARYATEDIEVGGVLVRKGEPVLVAIGPANRDPRRFENPHEVRLDRKANQHLGFGHGVHHCLGAQLARLELHEALHALVTKMPGLRVVGEIEWKDQMIVRAPRRMTVGW, from the coding sequence TTGAGCACACCCCCCGCAGCCGTACCCGCCTCCAGTTCCGCCCCCGCCCCCGTCCCGTACCCGTTCAACGACGGAGGGGGGCTCGGCCTCGACGACGCGTACACCGCCGCACAGGACGCCGAGGGCATGATCCGCGTCCAGTTGGCGTACGGCGAACCGGCTTGGTTGGCCACCCGTTACGCCGACGCCCGGTTCGTGCTGGGCGATCTCCGCTTCTCCCGCGCCATGTCGCTGGAGAAGGACGAACCCCGTTTCACCCCGGCCGTCATCGAGGAGAACATCCTCTCGATGGACCCGCCCCACCACACGCGGCTGCGTACCCTGGTCTCCCGCGCCTTCACCAAGCACCAGGTGGAAGGATTACGGCCGTGGGTGAGGCAGTTGACCGGCGAACTGCTCGACGGGCTGCTCGCGCGCGGCGGTACGGCCGACCTGGTCGAGGAGTTCGCGCTCCCGCTGCCCGTCGCCGTCATCTGCGAACTGCTCGGTGTACCGGCCGGCGACCGGCCCAAGTTCCGCGCCTGGAGCGACGCGGCCCTCTCGACCAGCATCCTCGACGCGGAGGAGCAGCACGCCAACCAGGTGGCCCTGCGCGCCTACATGGCGGAACACGTCGCCGCGCGCCGGGCCGATCCGCGGGACGACCTGATGTCGGCGCTCATCGAGGCCAAGGACGTCAAGGACCGGCTCACCGAGATCGAACTGGTCGACATGTGCATCGCGATCCTCATCGCCGGACACGAGACGACCGCCTCGCAGATCCCGAACTTCGTACACGTCCTGCTCGAACACCCCGAGGAATGGGCCCGGTTGGTCATCGAGCCCGAGCTGATCCCCACCGCCGTCGAGGAGTTGATGCGGTTCATCCCGCTCGGTGTGGCCGGGGGATTCGCCCGGTACGCCACCGAGGACATCGAGGTCGGCGGGGTCCTGGTCCGCAAGGGCGAGCCCGTCCTCGTCGCGATCGGCCCGGCCAACCGGGACCCGCGCCGGTTCGAGAATCCGCACGAGGTACGGCTGGACCGCAAGGCGAACCAGCACCTCGGCTTCGGACACGGCGTGCACCACTGCCTGGGCGCGCAGCTCGCCCGGCTCGAACTCCACGAGGCGCTGCACGCCCTGGTGACGAAGATGCCCGGGCTGCGGGTGGTGGGGGAGATCGAGTGGAAGGACCAGATGATCGTGCGCGCCCCGCGCCGGATGACGGTGGGGTGGTGA
- a CDS encoding ferredoxin, whose translation MTWHLEVDEHACIGSGMCAALAPDRFELDSATAAVVPGAAEADPAEVLLDAADSCPAVAITVTDTASGAVVGPRP comes from the coding sequence ATGACCTGGCACCTTGAGGTGGACGAACACGCCTGTATCGGCTCGGGGATGTGCGCCGCGCTCGCCCCCGACCGGTTCGAGCTGGACAGCGCGACGGCGGCGGTGGTGCCGGGCGCGGCGGAGGCGGACCCGGCGGAGGTGCTGCTGGACGCCGCCGACTCGTGCCCGGCGGTCGCCATCACGGTGACGGACACGGCCTCGGGGGCGGTGGTGGGGCCACGTCCCTGA
- a CDS encoding cytochrome P450: MSTAPAFDPWQPAFIADPYPAYAGLRAQGPVTYFEPTGQWLVPHYDDVRALLRDRRLGRTYLHRFTHEEFGRTAPPAAHEPFHTLNGNGLLDLEAPDHTRIRRLVSLAFTPRTVERLAPTVTRLAEDLVAGFVADGGGDLVAAVAEPLPVAVIAEMLGVPEADRPLLRPWSSAICGMFELNPTEETARRAVEASAEFSSYLRGLIARRRRDLGDDLISALIAAHDDEDRLSEQEMISTCVLLLNAGHEATVNTTANGWFTLFRHPAEMARLRAGLPGLLPSAVEELLRFDTPLQMFERWVLDDIEIGGTVIPRGSEVALLFGSAHRDPARFDRPDVLDLGRTENPHLAFGAGIHYCLGAPLARLELVASFGALLRRAPDLRLTAEPGWNPGYVIRGLRELLVEV; encoded by the coding sequence ATGAGTACCGCCCCCGCGTTCGACCCCTGGCAGCCCGCGTTCATCGCCGACCCCTACCCGGCCTACGCCGGCCTCCGCGCCCAGGGGCCCGTGACGTACTTCGAGCCGACCGGGCAGTGGCTCGTCCCGCACTACGACGACGTACGGGCCCTGCTCCGCGACCGGCGCCTCGGCCGTACGTACCTGCACCGCTTCACCCACGAGGAGTTCGGCCGCACCGCCCCGCCCGCCGCGCACGAGCCCTTCCACACCCTCAACGGCAACGGCCTCCTCGACCTCGAAGCCCCCGACCACACCCGCATCCGCCGGCTGGTCTCCCTGGCCTTCACCCCGCGTACCGTCGAGCGGCTCGCGCCCACCGTCACCCGGCTCGCGGAGGACCTGGTCGCCGGGTTCGTCGCCGACGGCGGGGGCGACCTGGTCGCCGCCGTCGCCGAGCCGCTGCCCGTCGCGGTGATCGCCGAGATGCTCGGCGTCCCGGAGGCGGACCGGCCGCTGCTGCGGCCCTGGTCGTCGGCGATCTGCGGGATGTTCGAGCTGAACCCCACCGAGGAGACGGCCCGGCGGGCGGTCGAGGCGTCGGCCGAGTTCTCCTCGTACCTGCGCGGGCTCATCGCGCGGCGCCGCCGCGACCTCGGGGACGACCTCATCAGCGCGCTCATCGCCGCCCACGACGACGAGGACCGGCTGAGCGAGCAGGAGATGATCTCCACCTGCGTGCTGCTGCTCAACGCCGGCCACGAGGCCACGGTCAACACCACCGCCAACGGCTGGTTCACCCTCTTCCGCCACCCCGCCGAAATGGCCCGCCTGCGCGCCGGCCTGCCCGGACTGCTGCCCTCCGCCGTCGAGGAGTTGCTGCGCTTCGACACCCCGCTCCAGATGTTCGAGCGGTGGGTGCTGGACGACATCGAGATCGGCGGCACGGTGATTCCGCGCGGCAGCGAGGTGGCCCTCCTCTTCGGCTCGGCCCACCGGGACCCCGCCCGCTTCGACCGACCCGACGTCCTGGACCTCGGCCGTACGGAGAACCCGCATCTGGCGTTCGGCGCCGGCATCCACTACTGCCTGGGCGCCCCGCTCGCCCGGCTCGAACTCGTCGCGTCCTTCGGGGCGTTGCTGCGCCGGGCCCCGGACCTGCGGCTGACCGCCGAGCCCGGGTGGAACCCGGGGTACGTCATCAGGGGGCTGCGGGAGCTGCTGGTGGAGGTGTGA
- a CDS encoding LysR family transcriptional regulator translates to MDTEAVRSFVRAAELGQLRHAADELGVTQQAVSKRIAALEREVGVRLFTRTARGVELTLDGQAFLPHARNLVTGAERAITAIRPGSRALRIDVLGLRSAQAVLLHDYWRSRPGTDLDVVTLRGSDPREAVAAVQAGDLDASFRSVTDPAALPGDVRMIHAFDSPLELLVGPRHPLAAARTLAPDRLRGHRIWVPGIAPGSEWAEFYDELATDFDLRVDAAGPNFGDEVLLDILADSADVATLVGSRDRYLWPTSHDLRRIPVVDPTLAYPLSLLLRRSNPHPGLRAVIDHFGGLAPLPGRVWRPSWAPAPGRTDLTPPPAAPAAP, encoded by the coding sequence ATGGATACAGAGGCGGTGCGATCGTTCGTCCGGGCGGCCGAACTGGGGCAGCTGCGGCACGCGGCCGACGAGCTGGGCGTGACCCAACAGGCCGTGTCGAAGCGGATCGCGGCCCTGGAGCGCGAAGTCGGCGTGCGGTTGTTCACCCGTACCGCCCGAGGGGTCGAGCTGACCCTCGACGGCCAGGCCTTCCTCCCGCACGCCCGGAACCTCGTCACGGGTGCCGAGCGCGCGATCACCGCGATCAGGCCGGGGTCGCGCGCCCTGCGGATCGACGTTCTCGGCCTGCGGTCCGCGCAGGCCGTCCTCCTCCACGACTACTGGCGGTCACGTCCCGGAACCGACCTCGACGTGGTGACTCTCCGGGGCAGCGACCCGCGCGAGGCGGTCGCCGCCGTGCAGGCGGGCGACCTCGACGCGTCGTTCCGCTCGGTCACCGATCCGGCCGCGCTGCCGGGCGACGTACGGATGATCCACGCGTTCGACTCCCCGCTGGAACTCCTCGTCGGCCCGAGGCACCCGCTCGCCGCCGCGCGGACCCTGGCCCCGGACCGGCTGCGCGGGCACCGGATCTGGGTGCCTGGCATCGCGCCGGGCAGCGAATGGGCTGAGTTCTACGACGAGTTGGCCACCGACTTCGACCTCCGCGTCGACGCGGCGGGGCCGAACTTCGGCGACGAGGTGCTTCTCGACATCCTCGCGGACTCCGCCGACGTGGCCACCCTCGTGGGCTCGCGCGACCGGTACCTCTGGCCGACCTCCCACGACCTGCGCCGCATCCCGGTGGTGGATCCGACGCTCGCGTACCCGCTCTCGCTCCTCCTCCGCCGGTCGAATCCGCACCCGGGACTCCGGGCGGTCATCGATCACTTCGGCGGCCTGGCCCCGCTCCCCGGGCGGGTCTGGCGCCCCTCCTGGGCGCCCGCACCGGGTCGTACGGACCTCACACCTCCACCAGCAGCTCCCGCAGCCCCCTGA